One window from the genome of Myripristis murdjan chromosome 6, fMyrMur1.1, whole genome shotgun sequence encodes:
- the rsl24d1 gene encoding putative ribosome biogenesis protein RLP24, with translation MRIEKCYFCSGPVYPGHGMMFVRNDCKVFRFCRSKCHKNFKKKRNPRKTRWTKAFRKASGKELTVDNSLEFEKRRNIPVKYNRELWNKTVEAMKKVEQIKQKRQARFIMNRLKKGKQLEKEEDINEVKKNIHLIKAPHAGKAKQLEDKMVQKLQEDVEMGGDDN, from the exons ATGCGCATCGAAAAGTGCTATTTCTGCTCGGGACCTGTGTACCCCGGCCATGGGATGATGTTTGTTAGAAATGACTGCAAG GTGTTCAGATTCTGCAGATCAAAGTGCCACAAGAATTTCAAGAAGAAGCGCAatccaagaaaaacaagatggacCAAAGCCTTCAGAAAGGCATCAGGAAAGGAGCTGACAGTG GATAACTCTCTGGAGTTTGAGAAGCGCAGAAATATTCCTGTTAAATACAACAGGGAGCTCTGGAACAAGACAG TGGAAGCAATGAAGAAGGTggaacagataaaacagaaacgACAGGCAAGATTTATCATGAACAG GTTGAAGAAGGGCAAACAactagaaaaggaggaggacatCAACGAAGTCAAGAAAAATATCCACCTTATCAAAGCACCACATGCAG gaaaagcCAAACAACTGGAGGACAAAATGGTGCAGAAGTTGCAAGAAGATGTGGAGATGGGGGGTGATGACAATTAA